The following DNA comes from Diceros bicornis minor isolate mBicDic1 chromosome 7, mDicBic1.mat.cur, whole genome shotgun sequence.
gcctgtttgtccacctgggccatgggaatcctctgccatgcacatccctggggcaggcaggctgcagccccttggagatgtggtgaagatagaaggagcagcggggtcctggcttcctgaggataggtttaatctgagggctaaacccacaccaaccacccaacagcctggaagaaggtACATCCTGCAGGATGGgcatacatggaagccagagacctgttgatggtgccagctcggcaactcctcgtggaacagcccagccaacaacattgtgtcccatgaccagggcctccttcccacaaacggcaccccacatgtccatgggcagaacagatccctctgcttgttaatctgcATGAGATAGACAGGaaagtttcagagaaagttcaagggagaaactatcaaaaccacagcctgcccaatgtccctcctctgcacccctcctctctttccagacccccagcctccactctaccttgatcatcagttctctgctcaaggacttgtcttgactattgagttccttaagattttcagggctctctctcaggggaggggaaagaacgagggataaatttaggaataatgtgaggggtctgaatgcaaatcccttttctttgcaaacccgaGAGATTCAAattgcctggaggagtgctctcactgggctcttctgagcgctaaggtctcatggtactgggagggggctctcctgttggtcactggagtCTCCACTCCTCAGCTCTACAGAGAaactctgttttgaccactttgagtttcaactgggcatagagttctgttgctataaacacttgaaaatctccaatgtggctcaacttaGTACCCGACACTTAGGGAAACCAAgttctgaagcagaactggtgcactaaggaccccggGAGGCTTAGAGAGCCCCTGCCGAGGCCCAGGgtctgtccccagcatttgctgcctcccaggagttcccagctgactgaagggccaatggcagacatacaagagatcccccatccaccctggtcctcctatggagagagggctacccaccgggaaacttcccccatgtgttcttcaggtggcttgtggaggttttctgcagagcagagatggcaGTGCtgggtgaggagaagttcttcaggatctcgaactcctggagaagggaagagaatgagctgtgaggtggggcgctggagccccgcttgctctagcttcagtacccttctatttaaatctcccctcctggatgagacacatgctcagggagtcccagaagggcacatttaggacccaaagagtaacactcgcagggagcaggattttagctcaacccagggaaggagcaagGTAGGAAGTGAGTATCttctcactgggacctggagtcaaggtcagcgggccactggcaggaagggcctagggactgtgcaggggcttagaccacacactgcaatcctgggagctgataaaggtggaggcagttccttaggctccagagaggggctccactgggcctcccacagcaaacctgggccacctggatccagtgctccaccaccctcgccctgtcctgggctgtcatgctcgggtccccgaggcaggtggtgacaacgaagctggccacccttctgatgtggtcgatggtggcctggacggtGGGTGTCTGGTGCTCATTGACGGGCTtgctcctcttgccccaggtggagcccaggcacggagagggcatcaccttccggaagaggtcctggagaacagggggagtgtcacccagccctgccacaccccaggtctgtgtccacagccccaaagtcccacacaggagtcacagttta
Coding sequences within:
- the LOC131408220 gene encoding uncharacterized protein LOC131408220 isoform X2, translating into MDAEFEILKNFSSPSTAISALQKTSTSHLKNTWGKFPGSQDPAAPSIFTTSPRGCSLPAPGMCMAEDSHGPGGQTGCSSLGGRCVCILGLPPGPLVQSLE
- the LOC131408220 gene encoding ral-GDS-related protein-like isoform X1 gives rise to the protein MDADLFRKVMPSPCLGSTWGKRSKPVNEHQTPTVQATIDHIRRVASFVVTTCLGDPSMTAQDRARVVEHWIQVAQVCCGRPSGAPLWSLRNCLHLYQLPGLQCVV